In the Wyeomyia smithii strain HCP4-BCI-WySm-NY-G18 chromosome 2, ASM2978416v1, whole genome shotgun sequence genome, one interval contains:
- the LOC129722521 gene encoding DNA replication ATP-dependent helicase/nuclease DNA2 isoform X3 — MSEQNHGQFLMLVVEDYASGLKGKCMLEPPWISLHIQEGNTVSLYGVYDSNYNSYRINSQDGMFVTDPDHLVSGTSVVGALYCQRRGVLQERFRGIEADNTIMTVGTIVHALLQKALRNNLSTLNDVTKMGQEYINSKEMVTTLYACKMSRAEAANEIEIFYPKIYEFIKNHISYQRSSTKSDLQIYAIKDIEENIWCHQLGLKGKIDVTVEASCGPNEKHQIMPLELKTGRASFSAEHKGQIVLYEMMMNLVGHKVEKGILLYLREGKCAPLSSNRNIRRDLIMLRNEVAHYLSRSFTNTESESFDLLKDTMQLPEPLNNQHVCTRCPYNVICTSFLKHEKKELPKNHSISLIADESLRHLSNDHIDYFIRWTGLIFLEHEEAKRSFHIDHLWTKSPEIRQKMGRAVHNLKLVGRVFRTGDECFHTFALNSNQIDSMGGSQLPIFDYLSQCFEINDYLICSTSTRIAIAAGRVVGVGKREITMSLERDLSQNYSDELFHLDKYESQTNITFNLTNIGVLLDNTERSSSLRKIIIDRERPSFTRTVPATVAEAAKKVLRDLNKHQKIAVLTAIGTKSYCLFKGLPGTGKTKTVVALIRLLIALNKSVLITSNTHSAVDNVLKRLLPHKLKFMRLGATSRIDPCIKEFSEPALTEQCSTPEELAAVYNSFKIVAVTCLGAAHSLLVRRTFDFCIIDEATQVFQSAVIRPLLSSDKFVLIGDPDQLPPVVKSRKAKDLGADESLFLRLDNEQSCCVLPTQYRMNKTITKLANDFSYKGKLLCANETVANATIKLPEIQIMHQKHKLEKWLLRATASQLELSVVSINTLNTYNSSVAYDAGRKREYSYSTQNTEGETTQPKTIYENYCEAAIIFYIIMILLECGIESSSIGIIAPFRAQVELLKFYLQLMEKLYANQKAAPGVKYSLDIEVNTVDQYQGKDKDIILYSCTKSNNPELPTPSEGTTPNEYEILQDSRRLTVAITRAKKKLIIIGDNKSLEKYTPFKNLFQSIAPAGKITLQDRLHGFEWSGVFNTLDALHDCET, encoded by the exons ATGTCGGAGCAAAATCATGGCCAATTTCTCATGCTTGTTGTAGAAGATTATGCAAGTGGCTTGAAGGGTAAATGTATGCTGGAACCTCCTTGGATTTCGTTGCATATTCAGGAAGGTAACACGGTATCATTGTATGGAGTTTACGATTCCAACTACAATTCGTATAGGATCAATAGCCAGGATGGAATGTTTGTAACAGACCCGGATCATCTGGTTTCCGGTACGTCTGTTGTAGGAGCGTTGTATTGTCAGCGACGCGGTGTATTACAAGAACGTTTTCGTGGTATAGAAGCAGATAATACAATT ATGACAGTTGGAACAATTGTTCACGCGCTTCTACAAAAAGCACTAAGGAATAACTTGTCTACACTCAATGACGTAACTAAAATGGGACAGGAGTACATCAATTCAAAAGAAATGGTCACTACGCTATACGCATGTAAGATGAGCAGAGCTGAAGCTGCAAATGAAATCGAAATATTTTATCCTAAGATTTACGAGTTTATCAAAAATCATATCAGTTATCAg CGATCAAGTACAAAATCAGATTTACAAATCTATGCTATAAAAGACATTGAAGAAAACATCTGGTGCCATCAATTGGGATTGAAAGGAAAAATTGACGTCACTGTCGAGGCTAGTTGTGGTCCGAACGAAAAGCATCAGATAATGCCACTAGAATTAAAAACAGGCCGAGCTAGTTTTTCCGCAGAGCATAAAGGTCAGATTGTTTTGTATGAGATGATGATGAATCTTGTAGGGCATAAGGTAGAGAAGGGTATTCTACTATATCTTCGCGAAGGAAAATGTGCACCTCTTTCAAGTAACCGAAATATTAGACGTGATCTTATCATGTTACGCAATGAAGTGGCACATTACTTATCTCGTAGTTTCACCAATACGGAAAGTGAAAGTTTTGATCTTCTCAAGGATACTATGCAACTACCGGAGCCACTTAATAACCAGCACGTTTGTACGCGCTGTCCGTACAATGTAATATGCACCAGCTTtttgaaacacgaaaaaaaggaGTTGCCCAAGAATCACAGCATTAGTCTAATTGCTGACGAGTCATTAAGACACCTGAGCAATGATCACATTGATTATTTCATTCGATGGACTGGTCTAATCTTTTTGGAGCATGAAGAAGCAAAAAGAA GTTTCCACATAGACCATCTCTGGACCAAAAGCCCCGAAATTCGTCAAAAGATGGGTCGTGCTGTCCACAATTTGAAATTAGTGGGTCGTGTTTTCAGAACAGGTGACGAATGCTTTCATACTTTCGCTTTAAACTCTAATCAAATCGATTCGATGGGCGGCTCTCAACTTCCGA TCTTCGATTATTTATCTCAATGCTTCGAGATCAATGATTATCTTATCTGTAGCACATCCACAAGGATAGCAATCGCAGCGGGACGAGTCGTTGGTGTTGGAAAACGGGAAATTACAATGTCCTTAGAACGAGATCTTAGCCAAAACTATTCAGATGAGTTATTTCATCTCGATAAGTACGAGTCGCAAACAAACATTACGTTTAATTTAACCAATATAGGTGTATTACTGGATAACACAGAAAGATCGTCTAGCCTTAGAAAAATTATAATCGATCGAGAGAGGCCTTCCTTTACGCGAACCGTACCAGCTACAGTTGCTGAGGCAGCAAAAAAAGTTTTACGCGATCTCAACAAACATCAGAAAATCGCAGTGTTGACGGCAATCGGAACTAAAAGCTACTGTCTCTTCAAAGGTCTCCCAGGTACCGGGAAAACTAAAACTGTCGTTGCTCTCATTCGCCTGCTTATAGCTTTGAATAAAAGCGTACTAATCACCAGCAATACACATTCCGCTGTTGATAATGTGTTGAAACGACTATTGCCGCACAAACTCAAATTTATGAGGCTTGGAGCAACGTCAAGAATTGATCCGTGCATAAAAGAATTTTCAGAGCCAGCGTTGACAGAGCAGTGTTCTACTCCAGAAGAACTCGCTGCTGTTTATAACTCATTT AAAATAGTTGCTGTAACGTGCTTGGGTGCAGCTCATTCGTTACTAGTGCGAAGAACCTTCGATTTCTGTATTATTGATGAAGCGACGCAAGTATTTCAAAGTGCAGTTATAAGACCGCTGTTATCATCCGACAAATTCGTATTGATTGGAGATCCCGATCAATTGCCACCGGTGGTAAAATCTCGTAAAGCCAA GGATCTTGGGGCCGACGAGAGCCTTTTCTTACGGTTGGACAATGAACAATCGTGCTGCGTGCTTCCAACCCAGTATCGCATGAATAAAACTATTACCAAACTGGCTAATGATTTTTCATACAAGGGAAAGCTGTTGTGTGCAAATGAAACAGTAGCAAACGCCACAATAAAGTTACCTGAAATTCAaataatgcatcaaaaacacaaattGGAAAAATGGCTTCTACGAGCAACCGCATCCCAGTTGGAGTTATCGGTCGTTTCGATAAACACGTTAAATACGTATAACAGCAGCGTGGCCTATGATGCAGGCCGGAAGCGAGAATATTCTTACTCGACGCAAAACACAGAAGGTGAAACAACTCAACCGAAGACAATCTATGAAAACTATTGTGAAGCTGCAATTATTTTCTATATCATTATGATATTACTCGAG TGTGGGATCGAGAGCAGTTCTATTGGCATTATTGCTCCATTCAGAGCTCAGGTTgaacttttgaaattttatctGCAATTAATGGAGAAGCTGTACGCCAACCAAAAGGCTGCACCAGGTGTTAAATACAGCTTAGACATTGAAGTTAATACTGTAGATCAATACCAAGGAAAAGATAAAGAT ATAATACTATATTCATGCACGAAATCGAACAACCCCGAGCTACCCACACCCAGCGAAGGAACCACTCCAAACGAATATGAAATACTCCAAGACAGCCGACGGCTCACGGTGGCAATAACACGCGCCAAGAAAAAACTCATCATTATCGGAGAcaataaaagtcttgaaaagtACACTCCATTTAAAAATCTTTTCCAAAGCATTGCTCCTGCAGGTAAAATTACTCTGCAAGACAGACTACACGGATTTGAATGGAGCGGAGTTTTTAATACGTTAGACGCTTTACACGACTGCGAAACTTAA